TCCAAGAGCGACAGGACGATAATGGAATGTAGGAGTGATGAACATGAGTAGTGAGCTACTCGAAGCACTGACGGCTCTTGAACAGCAAAAAGGAATATCAAGAGATGTACTAGTCGATGCAATTGAAGCTGCGCTTGTAACAGCGTATAAACGAAATTTTAACCAGGCACAAAACGTGCGTGTAGATTTAAATTTAGAAAAAGGCACCATGGCGGTTTATTCACGCAAAGACGTGGTGGAAGAAGTAGAAGACGAGCGCCTTCAAATTTCATTGGAAGATGCAAGAGTCATCAATCCTGTATATGAAATCAGCGATGTCGTAGAGGAAGAAGTCACACCGCGTGACTTTGGACGTATTGCTGCACAAACTGCGAAGCAAGTTGTGACGCAGCGTGTCCGTGAAGCGGAACGCGGTTTGATTTATGAAGAGTACATCGATCGTGAAGAAGACATCGTGAACGGAATTGTAGAACGCATGGATCCTAAAAATCTGTTTGTAGGTCTGGGAAAAGTAGAAGCGGTACTGCCGTCAAGCGAACAAATTCAAACAGAAACATATGCGCCGCACGATCGTATCAAAGTATATATTACGAAAGTCGAAAGAACAGCACGCGGACCCCAAGTGTTTGTTTCCAGAACACATCCGGGACTTCTGCGTCGCCTGTTTGAACTGGAAGTGCCTGAAATCTACGATGGAACTGTTGAAATCAAATCCATTGCACGTGAAGCGGGAGACCGTTCCAAGATCTCTGTATATACAGCGAACGAAGAAGTCGATCCGGTCGGTTCCTGTGTAGGTTCACGGGGAGCGCGTGTACAGTCGATCTCGAATGAACTGAATGGTGAAAAGGTAGACATCGTGGAATGGTCTGAAGATCCTGTGGTATTTGTAGCCAACGCGCTGAGTCCGTCAAAAGTCATTGATGTACAGGTGGATGAAGAAGAGCGTTCAACCACTGTAGTCGTTCCGGATTATCAGCTTTCTCTGGCAATCGGTAAAAGAGGCCAAAACGCAAGATTGGCTGCCAAACTGACAGGCTGGAAAATTGATATTAAAAGCGAAACGGATGCGAGAGAGCTTGGGATTTATCCGCGTGAAGAATCTCAAACAACCGATGCATCAGAGACCGGCGATGAAACATTCTTGGAGGCTTATGAGTACGAAGATGAAACACCGGCAGAATCAGCTGATGATTTTGATTTATACGCAGATGATGACACGGAAGATTGACTTGGAAAGGATTGCATGCTGATGTCTAACAATCGGAAAATCCCATTGCGTAAGTGTGCAGCAACAGGTAATATGTTGCCCAAAAAAGAAATGATTCGAATTGTCCGTACGAAAGAAGGAGAAGTATCCGTCGACTTGACCGGTAAGAAATCAGGCCGCGGTACATATGTTTCTAAAACGGAGGATGCCGTGGAAAAAGCACGTAAGCAACATTCTATTGAACAGCAGCTAGGTGTAAAAGTTCCGGAGCAGGTCTATGATGATCTCTTGCATGCAATTCGCCGAGAGGCAATCAAATGACGGATCCGACAGCTATTTATCAACTGCTGGGTATGGCTGCCCGCGCACGTAAAATCGTGACGGGGGAAGATTTAGCCGTACAGGCAGTCCGTTCACAGAATGCACAGCTGGTCATACTGTCCGCTGATGCATCGAAGAATACAATGAAAAAACTAACGAATAAATGTAATACTTACAACGTTGAGAAGCATGTATTTGGAAGTCGTGAAGACCTTGGACATGCAATTGGAAAAGAAGCGCGAGTGGTCTTGGCGCTTACGGATAAAGGATTTGCCAAAAAGTTATCCGAGCTCCTCAACGATTATAACCGGGGGTGGGCTAATGACGAAAATGAAAGTACATGAATATGCCAGATCAGTGGGCAAAACTAGCAGAGATATTGCTGATGAATTAAGTAAAAGCAATATTGTGATAAAAAGCCATATGGAAGAACTGGAACCAGATATGATATCTAAACTGGATAAGACGTTTGGCGGACTGAAAAAGCCGAATGCAGCATCTGCAGGAAAGCCCGCAAACAAACAAAACAGTCAGAGAACTGAACGTCCGGGCAATCATGCAAACAAGCCGGCTGGGAAAACACAGACTGGCGGACAATCAGCTGCTAAGGATGCGAATCGTTCTGCAGGCAGCCAAGGCGGAACAAACCGCTCAGCCTCATCACGTCCTCAGGGCCAATCTTCATCCGCTGGCGGAAATCAGCAGTCACGTCAAGGACAGGGATCAGGCGCGCCGCGTCCAGCAGGCGGCGGACGTCCGGGCGGCGGTCGCGGCGGAAGACCGCCAGCACGCGGAATTAACCAGGGACGCCGCAGATATCGCCCGGCAGTACCGGCTCAGAAAATTGAAAAGCCGCTGCCGGAAAAAATTACATTTTACGAATCGCTTTCAGTTGGTGAACTAGCTCAGAAGCTGGGTAAAGAGCCATCTGAAATTATTAAAAAATTATTCTTGCTTGGTGTAATGGCAACAATTAACCAAGAGCTTGATAAAGATGCAATTGAGTTAATCTGTGCGGAATACGGCGTGGAAGTAGAAGAAGAAATCCGTATTGACGTAACAGACTTGGAAATTTACTTCGAAGATCCTGAAGAGGAAGAAGAAACTCCGGGTGAATTGGAAGAAAGACCGCCTGTAGTTACAATTATGGGGCACGTTGACCATGGTAAAACTACATTGCTTGACTCTATCCGTGATACGAAAGTAACGCAAGGCGAAGCAGGCGGAATCACTCAGCATATCGGTGCGTATCAGATTAAAGTAAATGATAAGAAAATCACATTCTTGGATACACCGGGCCACGAAGCTTTCACGACGATGAGAGCACGCGGTGCGAAAGTTACGGATTTGACAATTTTGGTTGTAGCAGCGGATGACGGCGTTATGCCGCAGACTATAGAAGCGATCAATCATGCAAAAGCTGCGGAAGTTCCAATCATTGTAGCGGTTAACAAAATGGATAAGCCGACAGCTAATCCGGACCGTGTCATGCAGGAATTAACAGAGCACGGCCTCGTTTCCGAAGATTGGGGCGGAGATACGATTTTTGTTCCGATTTCAGCACTTAAAGGTGAAGGAATTGAACAGCTTCTGGAAATGGTTCTATTAGTGGCAGAAGTAGGCGAATTGACTGCTGACCCATCTATCAGAGCAAGAGGTACAGTAATCGAAGCGCAGCTTGATAAAGGTAAGGGAGCAGTCGCTACACTGCTAGTACAAAACGGTACATTGCATGTAGGTGATCCGATTGTTGTCGGTAATACGTACGGGCGTGTCCGTGCAATGGTCAGCGATCTTGGGCGACGCGTGAAAGAGGCTGGTCCATCTACTCCTGTAGAAATCACGGGACTGAGTGATGTGCCGCATGCAGGAGATCGTTTCGTCGTATTTAAAGATGAAAAAACTGCTCGTCAAATTGGTGAAACTCGTGCTGGAGAAGCACTTCAGGAACAGCGCGTAGAAAAAACGCGCGTGACGCTTGATAACCTGTTTGATCAAATGAAGCAAGGCGAAATGAAAGAATTGAACCTGATTGTGAAAGCAGATGTACAGGGTGCTGTGGAGGCAATGGCGGCTTCTCTGATGAAAATCGAAGTAGAGGGCGTTAACGTCAAAATCATCCATACAGGTGCCGGCGCAATCAATGAGTCTGATATTTCACTGGCAGCTGCTTCCAACGCCATCGTTATTGGTTTCAACGTACGTCCGGACACCAATGCCAAACGTGCTGCTGAAGCAGAAGGCGTAGACATTCGTCTGCACCGCGTGATCTATAAGGTGATCGAAGAAATTGAATCTGCAATGAAAGGTTTACTGGATCCTGAGTATGAAGAGAAAGTAATCGGTCAGGCAGAAGTTCGTGAAACGTTTAAAGTTACAAAAATCGGTACGATTGCAGGAAGTTATGTAATCGACGGTAAAATTACCCGTGACGCTGGTGTTCGTGTACTGCGCGATAATATTGTAATCTTTGAAGGTGAGCTTGATACGCTGAAACGTTTTAAAGATGATGCAAAAGAAGTTGCAAAAGGATATGAATGTGGTATCACAATTAAAAAGTTCAATGATATCAAAGAAGGAGATATCATCGAAGCATTCGTAATGGAAGAAATCAAACGAGTATGATTGTGTACGCGGAATGTTCGTTCTACATCCCGGCAGCCGCTTCGTTGAAAGAAAAACGTGCAGTGTTGAATAGGATGCGTGATCGGGTGAAAAACTCCTACAATGTATCTGTTGCAGAAATTGATCATCAGGATTTATGGCAGCGAACTACTTTTGCTTTAGTGGCTGTCGCATCTTCTAAAGATGCGGCTGAACGCGAAGTGCGAAGAGCGATCCGCCTGTTTGAATCTAATCCTGATTGGGAAATGACCGCGTGTACAGTTGACTACTTATGAGCAAAAAACGAGGTGAATTGCCATGTCAGTGCGTGCCAATCGTATAGCTGAACAAATGAAAAAAGAATTGGGCGATATTATCGGCCAAAAGCTGAAAGACCCGCGCATCGGATTTGTAACGGTGACAGGTGTAGATGTTACTGGAGACTTGCAGCAGGCGAAAATCTTTATTTCTGTGTTGGGTACAGATAAAGAAAAAGAGGATTCGTTAATCGGGCTTTCCAAAGCAAAAGGTTTCATTCGGTCGGAAATCGGCCAGCGGATCCGTTTGCGTAAAACACCTGAAATTGAATTTGAAATGGATGAATCAGTTGCTTACGGTAACCGGATTGAAAGTCTGATCCGTAAAGTGAACGATGAAAACGAACAATAAACGAGAGGAGGAAGTTCATAGTCGCTCAGGCGGCTTGACTTCCTCCCTTCTTACATAGAGCAAGTATTTACAATGAACTGAGGAAGGAGGAGTATGATGAACGGTATTCTGCCATTATGGAAAGAGAAAGGCATGACATCACATGATTGTGTGTTTAAACTGCGGAAGATCCTGCGTACTAAAAAAGTAGGGCATACGGGCACACTGGATCCGGAAGTGGAAGGTGTTTTGCCAATCTGCATTGGAAGAGCAACAAAAGTAGCATCTCATATCACGGATGCAGGGAAAGAATACATTGCGACTGTTTCAATTGGCCGCGCTACAGAAACGGAAGATGCGCAAGGGGAAACTGTAGCAAGTGACCTGACGCATAAAGAATTCTCCAGGGCACAAATTAACGAAGCGCTCGCGCAGCTGACAGGAGAAATTACACAAATCCCTCCGATGTATTCCGCGGTAAAAGTAAACGGCAGACGTCTGTATGAATATGCAAGAAAAGGTATCGAAGTAGAACGTCCCGTACGTAAAGTACATATCGATCAAATAGAACTGCTGGGTGAAGAACAGCAATTCAGCGGAGAAGAAGTGACATTTTCCATTAGAGTCCGATGCGGAAAAGGAACGTATATCCGCACGCTGGCTGTGCAAATAGGAGAAATTTTGGGCTATCCTGCACATATGCATTCGTTAGTCCGGACTGTTTCGGGTAACTTTGACCAGTCTGACTGTAATACATTGGCCGACGTCGCCCAGCTGATGGAAGAACAAAACATTCAGAGTATTTTGCGCCCTATCGAGGAAGTGTTGACGGATTTCCCGCAGCTGCAAATAGATGAACAACTGCTGGAATCAATACGGAACGGCCAAGTACTCCCGGCGGTCCCATTGCTGGCTGAGCATCCATCCATCGTGATGATGTTTGAAGGGCATGTGCTGGCGATCTATCAAAATCATCCGACAAAACCCGGATTAATGAAGCCGGAGAAAATGCTGCTGGGCAGTGAGTAAGGAGAGATAGAAATGGAAATCTTTAGATTACGATATCCTGATCAGGTAGACATTGGAAAACAACAGGCCTATTCTTTAGCTATCGGATTTTTTGACGGTGTACATAAAGGTCATCAAGAAGTCATTTGCAGCGCAAAAAAAACGGGTGATGAACTGGGATTGCAGACTGCAGTCATGACGTTCGATCCGCACCCGTCGCAATTGTTTTCAGGCAAAAACGTCGGCTATATCACACCGCTGGATGAAAAGGTGCGTGTGCTTGATTCACTCGGTATTGATGCACTGTTCATCGTCAGTTTCGACTGGGAACTGGCAGGCCTGTCACCGGAACGTTTTATTGAGATCTTCATTAAGGGGCTGGGAGTGCAGCACGTGACAGCAGGCTTTGATTTTACGTTTGGCTCAAAAGGTTCCGGAAAGATGAAAGATATGCAGGAGCTGTCGGGAAATATGTACGGCACAACGGTAATTCCTAAAGTGACATTCGCTGAGGAAAGAAAAGTTTCTTCCACGGAAATTCGCAGACTCTTGTCTGATGGTAATGTGGAAGCGGCTGCAGAACTGCTCGGCCGTCCGTTCCGCACGCTTGGTGAGGTGGTGCACGGTGAAAAACGGGGACGGCAACTGGGCTTTCCGACAGCAAATATTCAAACAGCTGAAGAGCATGTCGTTCCTGCGAACGGCGTCTATGCGGTACGCTGTCTGATTGGGGATACTTGGTACCCCGGTGTCTGCAATATGGGGGTTAAGCCGACGTTTCATGATCCCGAGCATAGGATTCCTACCGCAGAAGTGCATCTGATAGGTGAAGAGATGGATCTCTACGGACAGCGAATAGCGATTGAATGGCTGCATCGAATACGTGCTGAGAAAAAATTTGATTCACTCGAAGCGCTGAAAACACAAATCGGGATAGATAAGCAAACTGCAAAGGACTTATTAACCGACTAGTTGGTTGTTGCAACTGACAGAATGCCGTGATATGATACAATAGTGTTCAATACACGAACCGCTTCTTGGCAAAACGAGTCACCAACGTTTGCTCGGGAGATGGGGATACTTTTATTTAGGAGGTGAAAAGGATGGCTATTACACAAGAGAGAAAAGCTGAATTAATCAACCAATTCAAGACTCATGAAAATGATACTGGATCTGCTGATGTTCAGATTGCTATCCTTACTGAAGAGATCAATAACCTGAACAACCACTTGCGTACGCACAAGAAAGACCACCACTCACGTCGCGGTCTGTACAAAATGGTAGGTACACGCCGTCGTCTATTGAGATATCTGCGTGAAACTAATGTTCAACGTTACCGTGATCTTATTGCATCACTTGGCTTACGCCGTTAATAAGACTGAGAAGCGGGCTTTGCCCGCTTTTTTCTATGGAATGAAGATAAGAAATATCGCATAGATGCGTCTTTTTTGATACACTATATCTACTTACATACCAGTATGATGTTTCAGTTTTACAATAGAGAGGAGTTCTACAATGTCAGAACAGAAAAAAGTTTATACACTCGATTGGGCTGGACGTACGCTAACGATCGAAGCCGGCCAACTTGCAAAGCAAGCAAACGGTGCTGTACTCGTCCGCTACGGTGATACGACAGTACTTTCTACGGTAACCGCTTCTAAGAAACCAAAACCTCTAGATTTTTTTCCGCTTACAGTTAACTATGAAGAACGTTTATACGCAGTTGGTAAAATTCCTGGAGGATTTATCAAGCGTGAAGGCCGCCCATCAGAAAAAGCGGTGTTGACGAGCCGGTTAATTGACCGTCCGATCAGACCTTTATTCCCGGATGGCTTCCGTAATGACGTGCAGGTGATTTCACTTGTTATGTCGGTGGACCAAGATTGTTCTTCAGAAATCGCAGCGATGATCGGCTCTTCCTTGGCATTATCAATTTCTGATATTCCGTTTGACGGCCCAATTGCAGGTGTTCAAGTCGGCCGTATTGACGGCGAATTCATTGTTAACCCGACACCAAGTCAGTTGGAAACATCTGAAATCGATTTGATTGTGGCAGGAACAAAAGATGCGATCAATATGGTAGAAGCAGGAGCTAAAGAAGTTACTGAAGAAATCATGCTTGAAGCGATTATGTTCGGCCACGATGAAATTAAAAAGCTGATTGAATTCCAAGAGAAAATTGCTGCTGAAATCGGCAAAGAAAAGTTCGAGGTCGAAGTATTCGAATTTGACGCAGACATTGTCAAAGAAGTGAAAGACCGTTGTGAATCGGATTTAATCGCAGCGATCCAAACAGAAGAAAAGCATGCTCGTGAAGAAGCTATCAGCGAAGTGAAAACAGCAGTCCTTGATTACTATGAGGAAGCGGAAGCTGATGAAGATACCATTAAACAAGTGAAAGCAATCCTTGAGCAAATGCTGAAAGATGAAGTGCGCCGTCTGATTACAGACGATAAGGTCCGACCGGATGGCCGCGGACTTGACGAAATTCGTCCATTGTCATCTGAAACAGGCCTTCTGCAGCGTGCGCACGGTTCTTCTTTATTCACACGCGGCCAAACGCAGGTATTAAGCGTTTGTACGTTGGGTGCGCTAGGTGAAGTTCAGATAATTGACGGATTAGGCTTGGATGAATCTAAGCGATTCATGCATCACTACAACTTCCCTAACTTCAGTGTCGGAGAAACAGGGCCGATCCGCGGACCGGGCCGACGTGAAATCGGGCATGGAGCATTAGGCGAACGTGCATTATTGCCGGTGCTGCCTGACGAAGTGGAATTCCCTTACACAATGCGCCTAGTGGCGGAAGTTCTGGAATCCAACGGTTCATCTTCACAAGCATCCATCTGTGCGTCAACAATGGCTATGATGGACGCGGGCGTTCCGATTAAATCACCGGTTGCCGGAATTGCTATGGGCTTAATTAAAAAAGATGAAAACTATTCCATTTTGTCTGATATTCAAGGAATGGAAGACCATTTAGGTGATATGGACTTTAAAGTTGCAGGTACTGAAAAAGGAATTACTGCACTGCAAATGGATATTAAAATTGATGGTTTGTCCCGTCAAATTTTAGAAGAATCCCTGGAGCAGGCGAAAATCGGGCGTATTAAAATTCTTAATCATATGATGACGACTATTTCTTCAACACGTGAGGAATTATCTGAGTATGCACCGAAAATTGTAGTAATCCATATTAAACCGGATAAGATCCGCGATGTAATCGGACCGGGCGGAAAAGTAATCAATAAAATTATCGAAGAAACGCAAGTTAAAATCGATACTGAGCAAGACGGAACGATTTATATCGCATCACCAAACTCTGAAATGAACGCAAAGGCCAAGAAGATGATCGAAGACATTGTGCGTGAAGCAAAAGTCGGGGAGTACTACCTCGCGAAAGTGAAACGCATTGAGAAATTTGGCGCATTCTTGGAGCTATTCCCTGGTAAAGACGGCTTGCTTCACATTTCTGAAATCCAGGAAGCCCGCACGAAGGCTGTGGAAGACGAATTGAAGCTTGACGATGAGCTGCTTGTAAAAGTTATAGAAATTGACAGACAGGGCCGGGTTAATCTTTCCCGTAAAGTTGTTATTCAAGAAGAAAAAGAAAAAGAACAAGCGAACAAAGAGTAATCAATCAGACAAAAAGCCTCTTCCTGCACAAGTTGCGGCGAAGGAGGCTTTTTGTACTTTGAAGGAGTGAAGCCGATGATTCAAAAATATACATGTTCAAACGGTGTCCGCATCGTTCATGAGAAAATGCCGCACGTAAAGTCCGTTGCAATTGGTCTGTGGATACATGCAGGCTCATCAAATGAAACAAAAGAGCAAGAAGGAATTGCACACTTTATCGAACATATGCTTTTTAAGGGGACAGCTGCACGAAGTGCCCGAATGATTGCAGAACAGTTTGATCAGATTGGGGGCGACCTCAACGCATTCACTTCAAAAGAAATGACATGCTATTACACGACAGTGCTGAGCCATCATGCCTCATACGCATTAACCATTTTATCGGATATGTTTTTCCACTCTCAGTTTAAAGAAGAGGAAATGGAAAAAGAAAAATCGGTAATATTGGACGAGATCTCTTCTGTTGAAGATATGCCGGATGAAGACGCCGATGAAAGGCTTTGGGCGGGAATGTTCCCTGATGATACAATCGGGAAGCCGGTAGGCGGGCGTGCGGAGTCGATTAAGGCATTCACAAAAGAAATGGTTGAAGAGTTCATGGTAAAACATTATCGTCCGGAAAACCTAGTAATTTCAATTGCGGGAAATTACGATGATCGTCTGATTAAGCTGATTGAAGCGAATTTCGGCAGCTATCAAAGCAAAGAAACACCGTCCATTACTATATCTGAAAGCCCTGTTCCGAATTTCACAGCACAGAAAATCCTAAAAGCAAAAGATATAGAACAAGCGCATATGTGCTTTGGCTATCCGTCTCTTCCTTCGACTCATGAAAAAATATATGAATTAAGTTTATTTGACAGTATCCTTGGAGGGACGATGTCTTCAAGGCTATTTCAGGAAGTCCGGGAGAATCGGGGACTCGCTTATTCGGTGTATACGTATTATGCTGCATATAAAAATGCAGGCGGTTTTGTCATTTATTGCGGTACATCTCCCGAAAACTTTAAGGAAACGTATGAAACGATCGATCAGGTCATCGCAGAACTGCTGCATGACGGACTGACAGATAAAGAGCTGCGCAACGCAAAAGAACAGCTGAAAGGAAGCTTTGTGCTTGGCTTGGAAGGCTCAGAATCACGCATGTACAGAAACGGCAGAAATGAACTGATACTTGGCTTCCATCAGAACATCGATGAAGTGGTCGAACGAATTGAAAATGTGGAAAAGCGTAATGTGTACCGATTGGGTCAGCAAATGTTGGCAAGTGACCGGGCTGCGTCAATCATTGCGCCTAAATCAAATATTCAGCAATTTAAAATACTGCAGAACTAGTCGACTTCTCCCTTCTTAAACATATGATGAAAGAGACCATATGAGAAGGAGGACTCCGATGCGATTATCAGAACTTGCACAAAAAGAACTGATTCAAGTAGAAGAAGGGATGCGGTACGGATTTTTGGCCGATACAGATCTTCTATTCAACCGCCAAACAGGAGAAATCATTGGATTTGAAATTCGGAAAAAGTTGGGTAAAACTCTTTTCCGTCAGCGTGATCAAGACGTGATTGAATATATTCCATGGCATGAAATTGTTTTGGTGGGAGAAGATCGTATTTTATTTGGAAAAACGCATGAACTCGACAGAAAGGAAGTGGAAGGATATGACTAAATGGCTTGTGGCGGGCACGGATCAGCGATTGAAGCTAGCGAATGATTTATTGCTTGCGGCCGGTCTTACGAGCCAGTATATAGCTGCTGACTCGTTTGATGAACAGCTTAAACAGATGCTGATTGACGAGCGGCCCGATCATCTTCTGCTTCCTTTATTGCCGATGGAACCATGCATCCCCGCAGATTATCTGAAAGAAGGCTGTTCTGTCTACA
The Sporosarcina sp. P33 genome window above contains:
- a CDS encoding DUF503 domain-containing protein, yielding MIVYAECSFYIPAAASLKEKRAVLNRMRDRVKNSYNVSVAEIDHQDLWQRTTFALVAVASSKDAAEREVRRAIRLFESNPDWEMTACTVDYL
- a CDS encoding YlmC/YmxH family sporulation protein; this encodes MRLSELAQKELIQVEEGMRYGFLADTDLLFNRQTGEIIGFEIRKKLGKTLFRQRDQDVIEYIPWHEIVLVGEDRILFGKTHELDRKEVEGYD
- the infB gene encoding translation initiation factor IF-2; amino-acid sequence: MTKMKVHEYARSVGKTSRDIADELSKSNIVIKSHMEELEPDMISKLDKTFGGLKKPNAASAGKPANKQNSQRTERPGNHANKPAGKTQTGGQSAAKDANRSAGSQGGTNRSASSRPQGQSSSAGGNQQSRQGQGSGAPRPAGGGRPGGGRGGRPPARGINQGRRRYRPAVPAQKIEKPLPEKITFYESLSVGELAQKLGKEPSEIIKKLFLLGVMATINQELDKDAIELICAEYGVEVEEEIRIDVTDLEIYFEDPEEEEETPGELEERPPVVTIMGHVDHGKTTLLDSIRDTKVTQGEAGGITQHIGAYQIKVNDKKITFLDTPGHEAFTTMRARGAKVTDLTILVVAADDGVMPQTIEAINHAKAAEVPIIVAVNKMDKPTANPDRVMQELTEHGLVSEDWGGDTIFVPISALKGEGIEQLLEMVLLVAEVGELTADPSIRARGTVIEAQLDKGKGAVATLLVQNGTLHVGDPIVVGNTYGRVRAMVSDLGRRVKEAGPSTPVEITGLSDVPHAGDRFVVFKDEKTARQIGETRAGEALQEQRVEKTRVTLDNLFDQMKQGEMKELNLIVKADVQGAVEAMAASLMKIEVEGVNVKIIHTGAGAINESDISLAAASNAIVIGFNVRPDTNAKRAAEAEGVDIRLHRVIYKVIEEIESAMKGLLDPEYEEKVIGQAEVRETFKVTKIGTIAGSYVIDGKITRDAGVRVLRDNIVIFEGELDTLKRFKDDAKEVAKGYECGITIKKFNDIKEGDIIEAFVMEEIKRV
- the rbfA gene encoding 30S ribosome-binding factor RbfA, which translates into the protein MSVRANRIAEQMKKELGDIIGQKLKDPRIGFVTVTGVDVTGDLQQAKIFISVLGTDKEKEDSLIGLSKAKGFIRSEIGQRIRLRKTPEIEFEMDESVAYGNRIESLIRKVNDENEQ
- the truB gene encoding tRNA pseudouridine(55) synthase TruB, with the protein product MNGILPLWKEKGMTSHDCVFKLRKILRTKKVGHTGTLDPEVEGVLPICIGRATKVASHITDAGKEYIATVSIGRATETEDAQGETVASDLTHKEFSRAQINEALAQLTGEITQIPPMYSAVKVNGRRLYEYARKGIEVERPVRKVHIDQIELLGEEQQFSGEEVTFSIRVRCGKGTYIRTLAVQIGEILGYPAHMHSLVRTVSGNFDQSDCNTLADVAQLMEEQNIQSILRPIEEVLTDFPQLQIDEQLLESIRNGQVLPAVPLLAEHPSIVMMFEGHVLAIYQNHPTKPGLMKPEKMLLGSE
- a CDS encoding YlxQ family RNA-binding protein; its protein translation is MTDPTAIYQLLGMAARARKIVTGEDLAVQAVRSQNAQLVILSADASKNTMKKLTNKCNTYNVEKHVFGSREDLGHAIGKEARVVLALTDKGFAKKLSELLNDYNRGWANDENEST
- the pnp gene encoding polyribonucleotide nucleotidyltransferase, with protein sequence MSEQKKVYTLDWAGRTLTIEAGQLAKQANGAVLVRYGDTTVLSTVTASKKPKPLDFFPLTVNYEERLYAVGKIPGGFIKREGRPSEKAVLTSRLIDRPIRPLFPDGFRNDVQVISLVMSVDQDCSSEIAAMIGSSLALSISDIPFDGPIAGVQVGRIDGEFIVNPTPSQLETSEIDLIVAGTKDAINMVEAGAKEVTEEIMLEAIMFGHDEIKKLIEFQEKIAAEIGKEKFEVEVFEFDADIVKEVKDRCESDLIAAIQTEEKHAREEAISEVKTAVLDYYEEAEADEDTIKQVKAILEQMLKDEVRRLITDDKVRPDGRGLDEIRPLSSETGLLQRAHGSSLFTRGQTQVLSVCTLGALGEVQIIDGLGLDESKRFMHHYNFPNFSVGETGPIRGPGRREIGHGALGERALLPVLPDEVEFPYTMRLVAEVLESNGSSSQASICASTMAMMDAGVPIKSPVAGIAMGLIKKDENYSILSDIQGMEDHLGDMDFKVAGTEKGITALQMDIKIDGLSRQILEESLEQAKIGRIKILNHMMTTISSTREELSEYAPKIVVIHIKPDKIRDVIGPGGKVINKIIEETQVKIDTEQDGTIYIASPNSEMNAKAKKMIEDIVREAKVGEYYLAKVKRIEKFGAFLELFPGKDGLLHISEIQEARTKAVEDELKLDDELLVKVIEIDRQGRVNLSRKVVIQEEKEKEQANKE
- the nusA gene encoding transcription termination factor NusA, whose amino-acid sequence is MSSELLEALTALEQQKGISRDVLVDAIEAALVTAYKRNFNQAQNVRVDLNLEKGTMAVYSRKDVVEEVEDERLQISLEDARVINPVYEISDVVEEEVTPRDFGRIAAQTAKQVVTQRVREAERGLIYEEYIDREEDIVNGIVERMDPKNLFVGLGKVEAVLPSSEQIQTETYAPHDRIKVYITKVERTARGPQVFVSRTHPGLLRRLFELEVPEIYDGTVEIKSIAREAGDRSKISVYTANEEVDPVGSCVGSRGARVQSISNELNGEKVDIVEWSEDPVVFVANALSPSKVIDVQVDEEERSTTVVVPDYQLSLAIGKRGQNARLAAKLTGWKIDIKSETDARELGIYPREESQTTDASETGDETFLEAYEYEDETPAESADDFDLYADDDTED
- a CDS encoding pitrilysin family protein; the encoded protein is MIQKYTCSNGVRIVHEKMPHVKSVAIGLWIHAGSSNETKEQEGIAHFIEHMLFKGTAARSARMIAEQFDQIGGDLNAFTSKEMTCYYTTVLSHHASYALTILSDMFFHSQFKEEEMEKEKSVILDEISSVEDMPDEDADERLWAGMFPDDTIGKPVGGRAESIKAFTKEMVEEFMVKHYRPENLVISIAGNYDDRLIKLIEANFGSYQSKETPSITISESPVPNFTAQKILKAKDIEQAHMCFGYPSLPSTHEKIYELSLFDSILGGTMSSRLFQEVRENRGLAYSVYTYYAAYKNAGGFVIYCGTSPENFKETYETIDQVIAELLHDGLTDKELRNAKEQLKGSFVLGLEGSESRMYRNGRNELILGFHQNIDEVVERIENVEKRNVYRLGQQMLASDRAASIIAPKSNIQQFKILQN
- the rnpM gene encoding RNase P modulator RnpM, with protein sequence MSNNRKIPLRKCAATGNMLPKKEMIRIVRTKEGEVSVDLTGKKSGRGTYVSKTEDAVEKARKQHSIEQQLGVKVPEQVYDDLLHAIRREAIK
- the ribF gene encoding riboflavin biosynthesis protein RibF, which codes for MEIFRLRYPDQVDIGKQQAYSLAIGFFDGVHKGHQEVICSAKKTGDELGLQTAVMTFDPHPSQLFSGKNVGYITPLDEKVRVLDSLGIDALFIVSFDWELAGLSPERFIEIFIKGLGVQHVTAGFDFTFGSKGSGKMKDMQELSGNMYGTTVIPKVTFAEERKVSSTEIRRLLSDGNVEAAAELLGRPFRTLGEVVHGEKRGRQLGFPTANIQTAEEHVVPANGVYAVRCLIGDTWYPGVCNMGVKPTFHDPEHRIPTAEVHLIGEEMDLYGQRIAIEWLHRIRAEKKFDSLEALKTQIGIDKQTAKDLLTD
- the rpsO gene encoding 30S ribosomal protein S15, which encodes MAITQERKAELINQFKTHENDTGSADVQIAILTEEINNLNNHLRTHKKDHHSRRGLYKMVGTRRRLLRYLRETNVQRYRDLIASLGLRR